In Caldivirga sp., the genomic window GGCTGGATTATAGAATACTGGTGCCCAAGCTGGCTCAATACGCCCACCCGCGATATATTTGCTTAAGTCTGGTGCGTAAAAGGAGACCGCACCTTCCCTCTGAATCACATACATTAAATGAAGTCGATAGTGGACTCTATTAAACTCTTCGCAATCTCATTCAGCCACTGTTCTTAAGTCAATGCGGAGGCCTAATTCTTTTTAACAATGAGTGGCTTAAGGGACTCACTTGAATAACTTAGTGTAATTGAAGTAAACGGAATCCTCAACTGTTTCCACATCAATACCCCTTATCTTAGCGATCTCATTGACAGTATCCCTAATCATAAGGGGTGTTAGCCTAATTCCCCTATACTCATATGGGCCATCACTTTCAGTAAGCATGAAACGAAGTGGTACAGCTTCAGCAACCCTCCTGGATTTTTCCTGAACCTTAACAGCAGCGTTGATTGATATGTAGTAACCCTGTTCCGTTAAGTCTCTTATTAGGTCAAGTGGCCCAGTATACCAGTGGAACATAACCTTATTAACGTCAGCCTTAGTGATCATTTCAAACACTTCCCTCCACGCACTAGGGGAGTGAATGTTGAGGACCAGGTCATACTCCTTAGCCATTCTTAGGAACTCACTGAAGAACCTCCTCTGCTTATCAATGGTGTTTGGTACAAATCTAAGGTCTAAACCAACCTCCCCAAGACACCTAACATCATTATCCTTAACCAACTTCTCAATAACCGCAACATCACTGAAAGGTACCTTATTAACATTCCATGGGTGTATCCCAATGCATGGATTAATGCTGCCGAATCCTTCAGTGAGGTTAAGAACAATCATTGATGTCTTAACATCCTCAGCCACCGAAACCAGTATCATACCATTGAAGCTTCCTAACTCATCATTACTAAACTCGTATAGGTGAACATGGGAATCAACAAGCATTGCGCAACCACTTAACGCTTCAGGGATTTACTGAAGCTTAATTGAGTCTTCAACGTACCCATTACTGGTTATTGTTAAAGTATCTATTCCATCCCCTGAGGTTGGATCCCTGGCTATGGCTTCTTTAATAGCCTTTATTGCCAATTCCTTAGCGTCCTTAACGGTTATGTCGCTTGTGTAACCAGTCTCTATTAGGCCTATGGCAGTCCTGGCGCCGTTACCTAGGGCTGCAAAATCATCCTCAATTAATGAACCCCATGAGTCAAGTATGAATAATCTGGGTCCTTCCTCATCAATACCTCCCACCATGGTTTCAGCTATGTAAGGCATGTACTTGTTTTGAAAAAGCATTATGCTCAGTAGTTTAGCAGTCGCCCTAACCGAAACAGGCCTTTTCATTTCTATCTCCATGTTGGCAATATTAGCCCTAATCACCTTAGTTATCGTCTGTATATCCGCTAAGATACCGGAGGATGCTATGCCAATCCTATTTGTTATTGGGTAAACCTTCTTACCTGACTTACTCATTAGGTAGAAGCCGTATGAAACCCTCTTTTCAGCCGCCAAGACAACGCCATCCTTAGCCCTTATACCAACCGTTGTCCCAGTCATTAATTCAAGTTCATCAGACATTACAGTACACCGTCCCTTTCCTCCACTAGGGTGTTTTAAACTTTAACTAGAAAGCGGACGGTTTATTAACAGGCAGTTTAGTAACGGTTACGTGAACTTTAAGTCAACGTTACCATACATTCCCAGTGCAGAGGAGGCTGTTAGGCAATTCATTAATAGGTATAAGGCTATTGAGGCTAGGTCACCTACATCGCTT contains:
- a CDS encoding TatD family hydrolase yields the protein MLVDSHVHLYEFSNDELGSFNGMILVSVAEDVKTSMIVLNLTEGFGSINPCIGIHPWNVNKVPFSDVAVIEKLVKDNDVRCLGEVGLDLRFVPNTIDKQRRFFSEFLRMAKEYDLVLNIHSPSAWREVFEMITKADVNKVMFHWYTGPLDLIRDLTEQGYYISINAAVKVQEKSRRVAEAVPLRFMLTESDGPYEYRGIRLTPLMIRDTVNEIAKIRGIDVETVEDSVYFNYTKLFK
- the psmB gene encoding archaeal proteasome endopeptidase complex subunit beta, encoding MSDELELMTGTTVGIRAKDGVVLAAEKRVSYGFYLMSKSGKKVYPITNRIGIASSGILADIQTITKVIRANIANMEIEMKRPVSVRATAKLLSIMLFQNKYMPYIAETMVGGIDEEGPRLFILDSWGSLIEDDFAALGNGARTAIGLIETGYTSDITVKDAKELAIKAIKEAIARDPTSGDGIDTLTITSNGYVEDSIKLQ